In Aphelocoma coerulescens isolate FSJ_1873_10779 chromosome 13, UR_Acoe_1.0, whole genome shotgun sequence, the following are encoded in one genomic region:
- the PDGFRB gene encoding platelet-derived growth factor receptor beta codes for MLCPTLKTCLGLLILTGMLQVTFGDSKLHIEPRDTELVLSLHSSFSLLCYGDRELVWEREGQPLAASLEHRDGVFVSNLTLRNVTGHHTGEYTCTYSPEQAPEPADRKTLYIYVPDPSLVFLPVATSEELFIFMTGYTEAVIPCRVTNPQMQVTLYEKKVENPIPATYDPQQGFKGFFEDKSYFCRTFVDDQEVDSDTFYIYRIQVSSVNVSISAVQTMVRQGENITVMCTVSGNELVNFNWDYPRKQAGEAVEPVTDFLPGSTHEIRSILIIQNAELEDSGTYVCNVSEGYHEKTDLKDITVQVIERGFVHFHTHVPSTVYAEVHKSHTIQVELEAYPQPSIVWLKNNKTLTMESSSEFTITSRNLSETRYQTALVLVRVKQEEGGFYTIRASNEDDEQELSFHLQINVPAKVVDLKENSSASSGEQTVTCSAEGMPQPEISWSTCSDIKWCSTKGQPTRLLGNESAEIGVQTNASYHAERQLYRVNSTLQLHRVHEPLLLRCTVQNFLGTNSQDITLVPHALPFKVVIISVILALLVLTVISLIILIILWQKKPRYEIRWKVIESVSSDGHEYIYVDPMQLPYDSTWEVPRDKLVLGRTLGSGAFGRVVEATAHGLSHSQSTMKVAVKMLKSTARSSEKQALMSELKIMSHLGPHLNIVNLLGACTKGGPIYIITEYCRYGDLVDYLHRNKHTFLQSYGEKARREAELYGNTPKEDHVHSHLSMSVESDGGYMDMSKDDSLDYVPMSDMKGEVKYADIESSNYGTPYELDSYSPSAPERTDRVTLINESPLLSYMDLVGFSFQVANGMEFLASKNCVHRDLAARNVLICEGKLVKICDFGLARDIMRDSNYISKGSTFLPLKWMAPESIFNNLYTTLSDVWSFGILLWEIFTLGGTPYPELPMNEQFYNAIKRGYRMSKPTHASDEIYNIMQKCWEEKFEIRPSFSQLVVLMGNLLVDCYRKRYQQVDEEFMKSDHPAVVRTRPTIPVLNNARLAASSPTSGILYTAVHQNGGENDYIIPLPDPKPEASCDLPQEASISRASSMLNEAHTSSTISCDTPLGLRQDEEQESDPQPGCQEPTTGHQEVEESFL; via the exons ATGCTGTGCCCCACTCTCAAGACGTGTCTCGGGCTCCTCATCCTCACCG GTATGCTGCAGGTAACATTTGGGGACAGCAAGCTGCACATCGAACCCAGAGACACTGAGCTTGTCCTCAGCCTCCacagcagcttctccctcctGTGCTACGGGGACAGAGAGCTGGTCTGGGAACGTGAGGGGCAGCCCCTCGCTGCCTCGCTGGAGCACAGGGACGGTGTCTTCGTCAGCAATCTCACCCTCAGGAACGTGACAGGCCATCACACCGGGGAGTACACGTGCACCTACAGCCCTGAGCAGGCTCCAGAGCCAGCGGACAGGAAAACCCTGTACATCTACGTTCCAG ATCCCTCCTTGGTTTTCCTCCCCGTAGCCACCTCTGAAGAGCTCTTCATCTTCATGACGGGCTACACAGAGGCTGTCATCCCATGTCGTGTGACCAACCCACAGATGCAGGTCACCCTCTATGAGAAGAAGGTGGAGAACCCCATCCCAGCTACATATGATCCACAACAGGGATTCAAAGGCTTCTTTGAGGATAAGAGCTATTTCTGCCGGACATTCGTGGATGACCAGGAGGTGGATTCAGACACTTTTTACATCTACAGGATCCAGG TGTCATCTGTGAACGTCTCCATCAGCgcggtgcagaccatggtgcgCCAGGGAGAAAACATCACCGTGATGTGCACCGTGAGCGGCAACGAGCTGGTCAACTTCAACTGGGATTATCCCCGCAAACAG GCAGGGGAGGCTGTGGAGCCTGTGACTGACTTCCTGCCTGGATCCACTCATGAGATCCGCTCCATCCTCATCATCCAGAATGCAGAGCTGGAGGACAGTGGCACCTATGTCTGCAATGTCTCCGAGGGCTACCATGAGAAAACAGACCTGAAAGACATCACCGTCCAAGTGATCG AGCGTGGCTTTGTGCACTTCCACACCCACGTGCCCAGCACAGTGTACGCCGAGGTCCACAAGAGCCACACTATCCAGGTGGAGCTGGAGGCTTATCCCCAACCCAGCATTGTGTGGCTGAAGAACAACAAGACATTGACCATGGAGAGCAGCAGCGAGTTCACCATCACCAGCAGGAACCTGTCAGAAACCAG GTACCAGACAGCTCTGGTGCTGGTGCGGGTGaagcaggaagaaggaggaTTTTACACCATTCGGGCTTCCAATGAAGATGATGAGCAGGAGCTCTCCTTCCATCTGCAGATAAATG TGCCAGCTAAAGTGGTGGATCTCAAGGAgaacagcagtgccagcagtgggGAGCAGACTGTAACATGCTCTGCTGAAGGCATGCCTCAGCCTGAGATCAGCTGGTCTACTTGCAGCGACATCAAATG GTGCAGCACCAAGGGCCAGCCCACCCGGCTTCTGGGGAACGAGTCGGCCGAGATCGGCGTGCAGACCAACGCCTCGTACCACGCGGAGCGGCAGCTGTACCGCGTCAACAGCaccctgcagctgcacagggtGCACGAGCCCCTGCTCCTCAGGTGCACCGTGCAGAACTTCCTGGGCACCAACTCCCAGGACATCACTCTGGTCCCACATG CCTTGCCATTCAAGGTGGTCATCATCTCTGTCATCCTGGCCTTGCTGGTCCTCACTGTGATCTCCCTGATCATCCTGATCATCCTGTGGCAGAAG AAACCTCGTTATGAAATCCGCTGGAAGGTGATTGAGTCGGTCAGCTCTGATGGGCACGAGTATATCTATGTGGATCCCATGCAGCTCCCGTATGACTCCACCTGGGAGGTGCCCAGGGACAAGCTGGTGTTAG GACGCACTCTCGGCTCCGGTGCCTTCGGTCGTGTGGTGGAGGCAACAGCCCATGGCCTGAGCCACTCACAGTCCACCATGAAAGTGGCAGTCAAGATGCTCAAGT CCACAGCCCGCAGTAGTGAAAAGCAAGCTCTCATGTCCGAGCTGAAGATCATGAGCCACCTGGGACCTCACCTCAACATTGTCAACTTGCTGGGGGCCTGCACCAAAGGAG GACCCATCTACATCATCACCGAGTACTGCCGCTACGGGGACCTGGTGGATTACCTGCACCGCAACAAGCACACCTTCCTGCAGTCCTACGGAGAGAAGGCACGGCGAGAGGCGGAGCTCTACGGGAACACCCCCAAGGAGGACCATGTGCACAG CCACCTCTCCATGTCTGTTGAGAGCGACGGGGGCTACATGGACATGAGCAAGGACGACTCCCTAGACTATGTGCCCATGTCTGACATGAAGGGTGAAGTCAAGTACGCTGACATTGAGTCCTCTAACTATGGCACCCCCTATGAGCTGGACAGCTACTCCCCCTCAG CTCCTGAAAGGACAGACCGGGTGACACTGATAAATGAGTCTCCACTCCTCAGCTACATGGACTTGGTGGGCTTCAGCTTCCAGGTGGCCAATGGGATGGAGTTCCTGGCTTCCAAAAAC TGTGTGCACCGTGACCTGGCTGCCAGGAACGTCCTCATCTGTGAGGGGAAGCTGGTGAAGATCTGTGACTTTGGCCTGGCGAGGGACATCATGAGGGATTCCAACTATATCTCCAAAGGCAGC ACCTTCTTGCCCCTTAAGTGGATGGCTCCAGAGAGCATCTTCAACAACCTCTACACCACCCTGAGTGATGTGTGGTCTTTTGGGATTCTTCTTTGGGAGATATTCACTCTAG GAGGGACTCCATACCCTGAACTGCCTATGAATGAACAGTTCTACAACGCCATCAAACGTGGCTATCGGATGTCCAAACCCACCCATGCCTCTGATGAAAT CTACAACATCATGCAGAAGTGCTGGGAGGAGAAGTTTGAGATCAGGCCATCCTTCTCGCAGCTGGTGGTGCTTATGGGAAACCTCCTGGTGGATTGCTACAGAAAG AGGTACCAGCAGGTGGATGAAGAGTTCATGAAGAGTGACCACCCCGCTGTTGTCCGCACAAGACCCACAATTCCTGTGCTGAACAACGCCCGGCTTGCTGCCAGCTCCCCCACCAGCGGCATCCTCTACACAGCTGTGCACCAGAACGGGGGCGAGAATGATTATATCATCCCTCTTCCCGACCCCAAACCTGAGGCAAGCTGTGACCTCCCTCAGGAGGCCTCCATCAGCCGGGCCAG CTCTATGCTAAACGAGGCCCACACATCATCTACAATATCCTGTGACACCCCTCTGGGCCTCCGtcaggatgaggagcaggaaTCCGacccacagccaggctgccagGAGCCAACCACCGGACACCAAGAGGTGGAGGAGAGTTTCCTGTAG